TTTCAGGCGTTCTTTCAGCATGAGCATGTCGTCCACGGATGAGATGATTATTGGATAGGTGAGTGACTTTTGGATTTAGCACTAATGGCTAATTGAAGTCGAGTGGCTTGGTTCGGTGTAGTTCTCTTAAAAACTTTTTTATGAGAAGTGCTTATTAAATGTAGGTTATTTAGAATAGCCTCTGAACGTTTTTACTTTTCAAGCCTTCTTACGAGGAAAAACCCTGTGGGGTCGACTTTTTCCCGGAGGATTTTAACCTCTTCAACTGTTGGGGGCTCGGTTGTGGGCACATCGTCGGGTATGATGAGGTTGAATCCTGTTTTCTCTTTCACTTCCTCAACGGTGTGGTTTGGGTGCACGGTGATGAGCTTCATCTGCTTTGTTTTGTCGTCGAATCCCATAATGGCTATGTCTGTGATCACCTTGTCGGGTCCACCCCACTTTAACCCCGCTCTTTTTCGGCCTCCTGGCCCGTCGATCCATCCGGGACTGGTGATGTAATCTACTTTTTCAGGGAACCTCCTTTTTTCATGGTTTACTATGATGAGGATTCTTTTGACGTTGGTCGCTATGTCCATGGCGCCTCCGGAGCCTGGGAGTCGAACCTTCGGTGAATGGTATTCTCCAATCGTGGTGGCGTTGATGTTGCCGTACTTGTCGATTTGTGCTCCTCCCAGGAATCCAACGTCG
The nucleotide sequence above comes from Candidatus Bathyarchaeia archaeon. Encoded proteins:
- a CDS encoding CoA-transferase, whose translation is MKYAEDYTSLEMMAVAAARQIRDREVVFVGTGLPMLASMLALHTHAPNSIIMYESGYVGCRNIDTARIIGDIRLMYNLTQVTTMVDVLGLLQTGRVDVGFLGGAQIDKYGNINATTIGEYHSPKVRLPGSGGAMDIATNVKRILIIVNHEKRRFPEKVDYITSPGWIDGPGGRKRAGLKWGGPDKVITDIAIMGFDDKTKQMKLITVHPNHTVEEVKEKTGFNLIIPDDVPTTEPPTVEEVKILREKVDPTGFFLVRRLEK